A genomic segment from Bubalus bubalis isolate 160015118507 breed Murrah chromosome 5, NDDB_SH_1, whole genome shotgun sequence encodes:
- the SMCO4 gene encoding single-pass membrane and coiled-coil domain-containing protein 4 → MRQLKGKPKKETSRDKKERKQAMQEARRQITTVVLPTLAVVVLLIVVFVYVATRPASTE, encoded by the coding sequence ATGCGGCAGCTcaaggggaagcccaagaaggagACGTCCCGGGACAAGAAGGAGCGGAAGCAGGCCATGCAGGAGGCGCGGCGGCAGATCACCACGGTGGTGCTGCCCACGCTGGCCGTGGTGGTGCTGCTCATCGTGGTGTTCGTGTACGTGGCCACGCGCCCCGCCAGCACCGAGTGA